One part of the Anopheles coustani chromosome 2, idAnoCousDA_361_x.2, whole genome shotgun sequence genome encodes these proteins:
- the LOC131267140 gene encoding segmentation polarity homeobox protein engrailed yields the protein MALEDRCSPQSAPSPPHHHHSSQSPASTTTVTMATATAAASPASSPASKMTTVASAASSPSRDEMPLVVPISPLHIKQEPLCDPPQPALQQQPPQQTATSITFSISNILSDRFGKTTVPQPPSPVPPTREPSPVVQLHLPYSPHTLQAHHAHLQTVAHLHPGHPALHPAYAVHHYHPHPQSLPIVPQPQRPLERRDSLFRPYDISKSPRLCSSNGSSAATPLPHPYHTDSESQDSTSATSPATYGDIVSPASSAGPPPASSASPTGSYGSTRLPDVYDYSRKSNPSALDHRAALLNGFSAAASYPKLHEEIINSHRKFQAKLIESQTKTAAAAAAAVAAAASVNHSHIPPLGSLCKTVSQIGQHVAGTGSLNGSSSASSNNGSGSFANANGTTNGTGDRGSGTGASKPTPKPIPKPLSVSGSEGNGGGSVNGSSSHDGGMESSDDAKSETSSTKDGENGSNLWPAWVYCTRYSDRPSSGPRYRRTKQPKEKGESEEKRPRTAFSNAQLQRLKNEFNENRYLTEKRRQSLSAELGLNEAQIKIWFQNKRAKIKKSSSEKNPLALQLMAQGLYNHSTVPLTKEEEELEMRMNGQIP from the exons ATGGCCCTGGAAGATCGCTGCAGCCCACAGAGTGCCCCGAGTCCACCGCATCACCATCACAGCAGCCAGAGCCCGGCCAGCACGACCACGGTCACGATGGCAACGGCAACCGCTGCCGCCAGCCCCGCCTCGAGCCCCGCGTCCAAGATGACGACGGTCGCTAGCGCCGCTAGTTCGCCTAGCCGCGACGAGATGCCGCTAGTGGTACCGATCTCGCCGCTGCACATCAAGCAGGAACCGCTGTGCGATCCACCGCAGCCCGCGCTTCAGCAGCAACCGCCTCAGCAGACCGCCACCAGCATCACCTTCTCGATCTCGAACATCCTGAGCGATCGATTCGGGAAGACCACCGTCCCGCAGCCACCTTCCCCGGTCCCGCCGACCCGAGAGCCAAGTCCTGTGGTGCAGCTTCATCTTCCTTACTCGCCTCACACCCTGCAGGCGCACCATGCGCATCTACAGACGGTGGCCCATCTGCACCCGGGACATCCTGCCCTACACCCTGCGTACGCCGtccaccactaccacccgCACC CGCAATCCTTGCCGATCGTTCCGCAGCCTCAGCGACCCCTCGAACGGCGGGACAGCCTCTTCCGACCGTACGACATCAGCAAGAGCCCGCGGTTGTGCAGCAGCAATGGGAGCAGTGCGGCAACGCCCCTACCTCATCCCTACCACACGGACAGCGAATCTCAGGACTCCACCTCGGCGACCAGCCCGGCAACGTACGGTGACATCGTGTCGCCCGCGTCATCCGCAGGTCCTCCGCCAGCTAGTAGCGCCAGTCCCACGGGAAGTTACGGCTCCACCCGACTCCCGGACGTGTACGACTACAGCCGCAAGTCCAACCCGTCCGCTCTCGACCACCGGGCGGCCCTCCTGAATGGGTTCAGTGCGGCCGCAAGCTATCCCAAACTGCACGAGGAGATCATCAACAGCCACCGGAAGTTCCAGGCCAAACTGATCGAGTCGCAAACGaagacggcggcggcggcagcggcagcagtGGCCGCAGCGGCCTCCGTCAACCACTCGCACATCCCACCACTCGGTAGCCTCTGCAAGACGGTGTCGCAGATCGGTCAGCATGTCGCCGGTACCGGTAGCCTTAACGGAAGTTCCAGTGCGTCCTCCAACAATGGTTCGGGCTCCTTTGCCAACGCCAACGGCACAACGAACGGAACAGGTGACCGGGGCAGTGGAACGGGCGCCTCGAAGCCAACTCCCAAACCGATCCCCAAACCGTTGTCGGTCAGCGGTTCGGAGGGTAATGGCGGTGGCAGCGTGAACGGGTCGTCCTCGCACGATGGCGGTATGGAGTCGTCGGATGACGCCAAGTCGGAAACGAGCAGCACCAAGGACGGCGAAAACGGTAGCAACCTTTGGCCGGCCTGGGTTTACTGCACCCGCTACAGCGATCGCCCCAGTTCCG GTCCTCGGTATCGGCGCACGAAGCAACCGAAGGAAAAGGGCGAAAGCGAAGAGAAACGCCCGCGGACGGCCTTCTCGAATGCGCAACTGCAAAGACTGAAG AATGAATTCAACGAGAACCGCTACCTGACGGAGAAGCGCCGCCAGTCGCTGAGCGCCGAGCTGGGCCTGAACGAGGCGCAGATCAAGATCTGGTTCCAGAACAAGCGGGCCAAGATCAAGAAGAGCTCGTCGGAGAAGAACCCGCTCGCCCTGCAGCTGATGGCCCAAGGTCTGTACAATCACTCGACGGTGCCGCTcacgaaggaggaggaggagctcGAGATGCGCATGAACGGGCAGATTCCGTAG